A single Musa acuminata AAA Group cultivar baxijiao chromosome BXJ2-1, Cavendish_Baxijiao_AAA, whole genome shotgun sequence DNA region contains:
- the LOC135584588 gene encoding bifunctional TH2 protein, mitochondrial-like isoform X4 codes for MATAAGEGSAARRFWIGSKKESVFASYTPFMVCLAAGKLDMDTFRNFIAQDVFFLRAFSHAYEMAEECSDDDDAKAAINELRKAVLDKLKVYDSVVQEWGIDPTKEIIPNPATLKYTEFLLATADGKIEGGKGAGKIVTPFEKTKVAAYTVGAMTPCIRLYAFLGKELQFHMQYEGNGHPYKKWVDTYSSASFEARASQIEELLDKLSVSLTGEELEIIEKLYHRAMELEIEFYNAQPIVQPVVVPFTKLHEAANHLAFFSDFDLTCTVLDSSAILAEIAILSAFKAGQSGTDNLSAQRLPSDMRNSWDALSRQYTEEHEQCIESLLPSEQGCTDDLSIHSNEFDYEESVSTGEIVRTMESPMDKVKTFRSILANLSSEKKHLSVYIGDSVGDLLCLLEADVGIVIGSSISLRRVGEQFGVSFVPLFPGLIRKQREVPSEDSLVWNGLSGVLYTASSWTEIHAFLFGA; via the exons ATGGCAACTGCCGCGGGTGAGGGCTCCGCGGCCAGGAGGTTCTGGATCGGCTCCAAGAAGGAGTCCGTCTTTGCGTCGTATACTCCGTTCATGGTGTGCCTGGCGGCAGGGAAGCTGGACATGGACACCTTCCGCAATTTCATTGCCCAGGATGTGTTCTTCCTCAGGGCGTTTTCTCACGC CTATGAGATGGCCGAAGAATGTTCCGATGATGACGATGCCAAGGCAGCAATCAATGAGCTGAGGAAAGCCGTTCTTGATAAACTTAAAGTCTACGATTCTGTAGTTCAG GAATGGGGAATTGATCCCACCAAAGAGATAATTCCCAATCCTGCAACACTGAAGTACACAGAGTTCCTGCTTGCAACAGCTGATGGTAAAATTGAAGGAGGGAAAGGTGCTGGAAAGATAGTCACTCCCTTTGAGAAGACGAAAGTTGCTGCCTATACAGTAGGTGCGATGACCCCATGCATCAGGCTTTATGCATTTTTGGGCAAAGAGCTTCAGTTTCATATGCAGTATGAGGGAAATGGTCACCCTTACAAGAAGTGGGTAGACACTTATTCCTCTGCAAGTTTTGAG GCACGTGCTTCGCAAATAGAAGAGTTGCTGGACAAACTGAGTGTTTCGTTGACTGGTGAGGAGCTAGAAATCATAGAAAAGCTTTACCACCGAGCGATGGAACTTGAAATTGAATTTTACAATGCTCAGCCAATTGTCCAACCGGTGGTGGTGCCATTCACAAAACTGCATGAGGCGGCTAATCACCTggcttttttttctgattttgacTTGACATGCACTGTGCTCGATTCCTCTGCTATATTAGCAGAGATCGCAATTTTAAGCGCATTCAAGGCTGGTCAGAGTGGGACTGATAATCTGAGTGCTCAAAGGTTACCATCAGACATGAGGAACTCCTGGGATGCTCTCTCTAGGCAATATACCGAGGAGCATGAGCAATGCATAGAAAGCTTACTTCCATCAGAACAAG GTTGTACAGATGATTTGAGCATACACTCGAATGAATTTGACTACGAGGAATCGGTTTCAACGGGTGAAATTGTCAGAACAATGGAGTCTCCCATGGACAAGGTTAAGACATTCAGAAGCATCTTAGCTAACCTTAGCAGTGAAAAGAAACATTTGTCTGTCTACATTGGGGATTCGGTGGGTGATTTGCTGTGCTTGCTGGAAGCAGATGTCGGTATTGTGATTGGATCGAGCATAAGCTTGAGGAGAGTTGGGGAGCAATTTGGTGTATCCTTTGTTCCGCTGTTTCCAGGTTTGATAAGGAAACAAAGGGAGGTTCCATCGGAGGACTCCCTTGTCTGGAATGGGTTGTCCGGGGTTCTATACACAGCATCAAGCTGGACAGAGATACATGCTTTTCTTTTCGGAGCATAA
- the LOC135584588 gene encoding bifunctional TH2 protein, mitochondrial-like isoform X2: protein MATAAGEGSAARRFWIGSKKESVFASYTPFMVCLAAGKLDMDTFRNFIAQDVFFLRAFSHAYEMAEECSDDDDAKAAINELRKAVLDKLKVYDSVVQEWGIDPTKEIIPNPATLKYTEFLLATADGKIEGGKGAGKIVTPFEKTKVAAYTVGAMTPCIRLYAFLGKELQFHMQYEGNGHPYKKWVDTYSSASFEARASQIEELLDKLSVSLTGEELEIIEKLYHRAMELEIEFYNAQPIVQPVVVPFTKLHEAANHLAFFSDFDLTCTVLDSSAILAEIAILSAFKAGQSGTDNLSAQRLPSDMRNSWDALSRQYTEEHEQCIESLLPSEQAKAFDYESLCKNLEQLSNFEKRTNCRVIESGLLKGIHLEDIKKAGERLVLQDGCREFFQKVIKIKEKLNVDCHILSYCWCADLIRSAFSSGCTDDLSIHSNEFDYEESVSTGEIVRTMESPMDKVKTFRSILANLSSEKKHLSVYIGDSVGDLLCLLEADVGIVIGSSISLRRVGEQFGVSFVPLFPGLIRKQREVPSEDSLVWNGLSGVLYTASSWTEIHAFLFGA, encoded by the exons ATGGCAACTGCCGCGGGTGAGGGCTCCGCGGCCAGGAGGTTCTGGATCGGCTCCAAGAAGGAGTCCGTCTTTGCGTCGTATACTCCGTTCATGGTGTGCCTGGCGGCAGGGAAGCTGGACATGGACACCTTCCGCAATTTCATTGCCCAGGATGTGTTCTTCCTCAGGGCGTTTTCTCACGC CTATGAGATGGCCGAAGAATGTTCCGATGATGACGATGCCAAGGCAGCAATCAATGAGCTGAGGAAAGCCGTTCTTGATAAACTTAAAGTCTACGATTCTGTAGTTCAG GAATGGGGAATTGATCCCACCAAAGAGATAATTCCCAATCCTGCAACACTGAAGTACACAGAGTTCCTGCTTGCAACAGCTGATGGTAAAATTGAAGGAGGGAAAGGTGCTGGAAAGATAGTCACTCCCTTTGAGAAGACGAAAGTTGCTGCCTATACAGTAGGTGCGATGACCCCATGCATCAGGCTTTATGCATTTTTGGGCAAAGAGCTTCAGTTTCATATGCAGTATGAGGGAAATGGTCACCCTTACAAGAAGTGGGTAGACACTTATTCCTCTGCAAGTTTTGAG GCACGTGCTTCGCAAATAGAAGAGTTGCTGGACAAACTGAGTGTTTCGTTGACTGGTGAGGAGCTAGAAATCATAGAAAAGCTTTACCACCGAGCGATGGAACTTGAAATTGAATTTTACAATGCTCAGCCAATTGTCCAACCGGTGGTGGTGCCATTCACAAAACTGCATGAGGCGGCTAATCACCTggcttttttttctgattttgacTTGACATGCACTGTGCTCGATTCCTCTGCTATATTAGCAGAGATCGCAATTTTAAGCGCATTCAAGGCTGGTCAGAGTGGGACTGATAATCTGAGTGCTCAAAGGTTACCATCAGACATGAGGAACTCCTGGGATGCTCTCTCTAGGCAATATACCGAGGAGCATGAGCAATGCATAGAAAGCTTACTTCCATCAGAACAAG CAAAGGCATTTGATTATGAAAGCCTATGCAAAAACCTTGAGCAGCTCTCCAATTTTGAAAAACGAACAAATTGTAGGGTTATTGAGTCAGGGTTGCTAAAGGGAATACATCTAGAAGACATAAAAAAGGCCGGGGAGCGTTTGGTTCTCCAGGATGGCTGTAGAGAATTTTTCCAGAAGGttataaagataaaagaaaaactgAATGTAGATTGCCATATACTATCATACTGTTGGTGTGCAGACCTCATAAGATCAGCCTTTTCCTCGG GTTGTACAGATGATTTGAGCATACACTCGAATGAATTTGACTACGAGGAATCGGTTTCAACGGGTGAAATTGTCAGAACAATGGAGTCTCCCATGGACAAGGTTAAGACATTCAGAAGCATCTTAGCTAACCTTAGCAGTGAAAAGAAACATTTGTCTGTCTACATTGGGGATTCGGTGGGTGATTTGCTGTGCTTGCTGGAAGCAGATGTCGGTATTGTGATTGGATCGAGCATAAGCTTGAGGAGAGTTGGGGAGCAATTTGGTGTATCCTTTGTTCCGCTGTTTCCAGGTTTGATAAGGAAACAAAGGGAGGTTCCATCGGAGGACTCCCTTGTCTGGAATGGGTTGTCCGGGGTTCTATACACAGCATCAAGCTGGACAGAGATACATGCTTTTCTTTTCGGAGCATAA
- the LOC135584588 gene encoding bifunctional TH2 protein, mitochondrial-like isoform X1 yields MATAAGEGSAARRFWIGSKKESVFASYTPFMVCLAAGKLDMDTFRNFIAQDVFFLRAFSHAYEMAEECSDDDDAKAAINELRKAVLDKLKVYDSVVQEWGIDPTKEIIPNPATLKYTEFLLATADGKIEGGKGAGKIVTPFEKTKVAAYTVGAMTPCIRLYAFLGKELQFHMQYEGNGHPYKKWVDTYSSASFEARASQIEELLDKLSVSLTGEELEIIEKLYHRAMELEIEFYNAQPIVQPVVVPFTKLHEAANHLAFFSDFDLTCTVLDSSAILAEIAILSAFKAGQSGTDNLSAQRLPSDMRNSWDALSRQYTEEHEQCIESLLPSEQAKAFDYESLCKNLEQLSNFEKRTNCRVIESGLLKGIHLEDIKKAGERLVLQDGCREFFQKVIKIKEKLNVDCHILSYCWCADLIRSAFSSVGCTDDLSIHSNEFDYEESVSTGEIVRTMESPMDKVKTFRSILANLSSEKKHLSVYIGDSVGDLLCLLEADVGIVIGSSISLRRVGEQFGVSFVPLFPGLIRKQREVPSEDSLVWNGLSGVLYTASSWTEIHAFLFGA; encoded by the exons ATGGCAACTGCCGCGGGTGAGGGCTCCGCGGCCAGGAGGTTCTGGATCGGCTCCAAGAAGGAGTCCGTCTTTGCGTCGTATACTCCGTTCATGGTGTGCCTGGCGGCAGGGAAGCTGGACATGGACACCTTCCGCAATTTCATTGCCCAGGATGTGTTCTTCCTCAGGGCGTTTTCTCACGC CTATGAGATGGCCGAAGAATGTTCCGATGATGACGATGCCAAGGCAGCAATCAATGAGCTGAGGAAAGCCGTTCTTGATAAACTTAAAGTCTACGATTCTGTAGTTCAG GAATGGGGAATTGATCCCACCAAAGAGATAATTCCCAATCCTGCAACACTGAAGTACACAGAGTTCCTGCTTGCAACAGCTGATGGTAAAATTGAAGGAGGGAAAGGTGCTGGAAAGATAGTCACTCCCTTTGAGAAGACGAAAGTTGCTGCCTATACAGTAGGTGCGATGACCCCATGCATCAGGCTTTATGCATTTTTGGGCAAAGAGCTTCAGTTTCATATGCAGTATGAGGGAAATGGTCACCCTTACAAGAAGTGGGTAGACACTTATTCCTCTGCAAGTTTTGAG GCACGTGCTTCGCAAATAGAAGAGTTGCTGGACAAACTGAGTGTTTCGTTGACTGGTGAGGAGCTAGAAATCATAGAAAAGCTTTACCACCGAGCGATGGAACTTGAAATTGAATTTTACAATGCTCAGCCAATTGTCCAACCGGTGGTGGTGCCATTCACAAAACTGCATGAGGCGGCTAATCACCTggcttttttttctgattttgacTTGACATGCACTGTGCTCGATTCCTCTGCTATATTAGCAGAGATCGCAATTTTAAGCGCATTCAAGGCTGGTCAGAGTGGGACTGATAATCTGAGTGCTCAAAGGTTACCATCAGACATGAGGAACTCCTGGGATGCTCTCTCTAGGCAATATACCGAGGAGCATGAGCAATGCATAGAAAGCTTACTTCCATCAGAACAAG CAAAGGCATTTGATTATGAAAGCCTATGCAAAAACCTTGAGCAGCTCTCCAATTTTGAAAAACGAACAAATTGTAGGGTTATTGAGTCAGGGTTGCTAAAGGGAATACATCTAGAAGACATAAAAAAGGCCGGGGAGCGTTTGGTTCTCCAGGATGGCTGTAGAGAATTTTTCCAGAAGGttataaagataaaagaaaaactgAATGTAGATTGCCATATACTATCATACTGTTGGTGTGCAGACCTCATAAGATCAGCCTTTTCCTCGG TAGGTTGTACAGATGATTTGAGCATACACTCGAATGAATTTGACTACGAGGAATCGGTTTCAACGGGTGAAATTGTCAGAACAATGGAGTCTCCCATGGACAAGGTTAAGACATTCAGAAGCATCTTAGCTAACCTTAGCAGTGAAAAGAAACATTTGTCTGTCTACATTGGGGATTCGGTGGGTGATTTGCTGTGCTTGCTGGAAGCAGATGTCGGTATTGTGATTGGATCGAGCATAAGCTTGAGGAGAGTTGGGGAGCAATTTGGTGTATCCTTTGTTCCGCTGTTTCCAGGTTTGATAAGGAAACAAAGGGAGGTTCCATCGGAGGACTCCCTTGTCTGGAATGGGTTGTCCGGGGTTCTATACACAGCATCAAGCTGGACAGAGATACATGCTTTTCTTTTCGGAGCATAA
- the LOC135584588 gene encoding bifunctional TH2 protein, mitochondrial-like isoform X3, which translates to MATAAGEGSAARRFWIGSKKESVFASYTPFMVCLAAGKLDMDTFRNFIAQDVFFLRAFSHAYEMAEECSDDDDAKAAINELRKAVLDKLKVYDSVVQEWGIDPTKEIIPNPATLKYTEFLLATADGKIEGGKGAGKIVTPFEKTKVAAYTVGAMTPCIRLYAFLGKELQFHMQYEGNGHPYKKWVDTYSSASFEARASQIEELLDKLSVSLTGEELEIIEKLYHRAMELEIEFYNAQPIVQPVVVPFTKLHEAANHLAFFSDFDLTCTVLDSSAILAEIAILSAFKAGQSGTDNLSAQRLPSDMRNSWDALSRQYTEEHEQCIESLLPSEQVGCTDDLSIHSNEFDYEESVSTGEIVRTMESPMDKVKTFRSILANLSSEKKHLSVYIGDSVGDLLCLLEADVGIVIGSSISLRRVGEQFGVSFVPLFPGLIRKQREVPSEDSLVWNGLSGVLYTASSWTEIHAFLFGA; encoded by the exons ATGGCAACTGCCGCGGGTGAGGGCTCCGCGGCCAGGAGGTTCTGGATCGGCTCCAAGAAGGAGTCCGTCTTTGCGTCGTATACTCCGTTCATGGTGTGCCTGGCGGCAGGGAAGCTGGACATGGACACCTTCCGCAATTTCATTGCCCAGGATGTGTTCTTCCTCAGGGCGTTTTCTCACGC CTATGAGATGGCCGAAGAATGTTCCGATGATGACGATGCCAAGGCAGCAATCAATGAGCTGAGGAAAGCCGTTCTTGATAAACTTAAAGTCTACGATTCTGTAGTTCAG GAATGGGGAATTGATCCCACCAAAGAGATAATTCCCAATCCTGCAACACTGAAGTACACAGAGTTCCTGCTTGCAACAGCTGATGGTAAAATTGAAGGAGGGAAAGGTGCTGGAAAGATAGTCACTCCCTTTGAGAAGACGAAAGTTGCTGCCTATACAGTAGGTGCGATGACCCCATGCATCAGGCTTTATGCATTTTTGGGCAAAGAGCTTCAGTTTCATATGCAGTATGAGGGAAATGGTCACCCTTACAAGAAGTGGGTAGACACTTATTCCTCTGCAAGTTTTGAG GCACGTGCTTCGCAAATAGAAGAGTTGCTGGACAAACTGAGTGTTTCGTTGACTGGTGAGGAGCTAGAAATCATAGAAAAGCTTTACCACCGAGCGATGGAACTTGAAATTGAATTTTACAATGCTCAGCCAATTGTCCAACCGGTGGTGGTGCCATTCACAAAACTGCATGAGGCGGCTAATCACCTggcttttttttctgattttgacTTGACATGCACTGTGCTCGATTCCTCTGCTATATTAGCAGAGATCGCAATTTTAAGCGCATTCAAGGCTGGTCAGAGTGGGACTGATAATCTGAGTGCTCAAAGGTTACCATCAGACATGAGGAACTCCTGGGATGCTCTCTCTAGGCAATATACCGAGGAGCATGAGCAATGCATAGAAAGCTTACTTCCATCAGAACAAG TAGGTTGTACAGATGATTTGAGCATACACTCGAATGAATTTGACTACGAGGAATCGGTTTCAACGGGTGAAATTGTCAGAACAATGGAGTCTCCCATGGACAAGGTTAAGACATTCAGAAGCATCTTAGCTAACCTTAGCAGTGAAAAGAAACATTTGTCTGTCTACATTGGGGATTCGGTGGGTGATTTGCTGTGCTTGCTGGAAGCAGATGTCGGTATTGTGATTGGATCGAGCATAAGCTTGAGGAGAGTTGGGGAGCAATTTGGTGTATCCTTTGTTCCGCTGTTTCCAGGTTTGATAAGGAAACAAAGGGAGGTTCCATCGGAGGACTCCCTTGTCTGGAATGGGTTGTCCGGGGTTCTATACACAGCATCAAGCTGGACAGAGATACATGCTTTTCTTTTCGGAGCATAA